A portion of the Anabas testudineus chromosome 22, fAnaTes1.2, whole genome shotgun sequence genome contains these proteins:
- the LOC113148309 gene encoding platelet-activating factor receptor-like, protein MNSTAGNSFQDSQFRYVLFPVVYGIIFILGTVTNIYVLFVLRSLREAKAMGEIRIYMTNLTITDLLFVCALPFWIGYYQRNGNWTNTDFMCRVTGSLFFINTYCSVLFLGAISVNRYWAVTRPLDAASSDHRRRGIIVCVVIWMVTVLMSLSNLTSPGINKDENNVTRCFEGYQKRTDSDKKSVAALHFAIIGVFFVVFFLVVVCNFLIARALLSQHAPRSEFRSATVLSRKSNLTMSFSGNRPRGVKWRALRMLLAVVGVFVLCFLPHHIVQGPWTLAVLQIEQGPGHVDWTPKTVQALNDAHQITLGLMALNCILDPIVYFFATKKFRRFIMAQIKKLGTGEGCSHTAVSQLSMDSRNQSQKLQCEQPKEN, encoded by the coding sequence ATGAACTCTACAGCCGGAAATAGCTTCCAGGACTCTCAATTTCGCTATGTCCTCTTCCCAGTTGTCTATGGTATCATCTTCATCCTGGGCACCGTCACTAATATCTATGTGCTGTTTGTCCTGCGCTCCCTCCGTGAAGCAAAGGCCATGGGCGAAATCCGCATCTACATGACCAACTTGACCATCACTGACCTCCTTTTTGTGTGCGCCCTCCCCTTCTGGATTGGCTATTATCAACGTAATGGTAACTGGACCAACACAGACTTCATGTGCAGGGTAACTGGCTCGCTGTTCTTCATCAACACCTACTGCTCCGTCCTCTTCCTCGGAGCTATCAGCGTCAACCGGTACTGGGCGGTGACTCGGCCTCTGGACGCAGCTTCCTCAGATCACAGGCGTCGTGGGATCATTGTATGTGTTGTCATCTGGATGGTGACTGTGCTGATGTCTCTTTCCAATTTGACATCTCCAGGGATCAACAAAGATGAGAATAATGTCACTCGCTGTTTCGAGGGCTACCAAAAAAGAACTGATTCAGATAAGAAATCTGTCGCTGCCCTTCATTTTGCAATAAttggagtgttttttgttgtcttttttcttgttgttgtgtgtaATTTTCTTATTGCTCGAGCGTTACTGTCTCAACATGCACCTCGTTCCGAATTCAGATCTGCAACAGTTTTATCCAGAAAGTCCAACCTGACCATGTCGTTCTCAGGAAACAGGCCCAGAGGTGTGAAGTGGAGGGCTCTGAGGATGTTATTGGCAGTGGTGGgagtgtttgttctgtgtttcctCCCCCACCATATTGTTCAAGGCCCCTGGACACTGGCAGTACTGCAGATCGAACAGGGCCCGGGCCACGTAGACTGGACCCCGAAGACTGTTCAGGCACTCAATGATGCACATCAGATCACCTTGGGTCTCATGGCGTTGAACTGCATTTTGGATcctattgtttatttttttgccacAAAGAAGTTTAGAAGGTTCATCATGGCCCAGATTAAAAAGTTGGGAACGGGAGAGGGGTGCTCACATACAGCTGTATCCCAGCTGTCGATGGACAGTAGGAATCAGAGCCAGAAACTCCAATGTGAGCAGCCCAAAGAGAATTga
- the LOC113148308 gene encoding platelet-activating factor receptor-like translates to MNSTAENSSAFPDSQFRYVLFPVVYGIIFILGTVANIYVLFVLRSLREAKAMGEIRIYMTNLTIADLLFVCALPFWIDYYQRNGNWTNTDFMCRVTGALFFINTYCSVLFLGAISVNRYWAVTRPLDAASSDHRRRGIIVCVVIWMVNVLISLPILTSQGTNADENNVTRCFEGYQNRTDSEKTYVAASNFAIIGVFFVVFFLVVVCNFLIARALLSQHAPRSEFRSATVLSRKSNLTMSFSENRPRGVKRRALRMLLAVVGVFVLCFLPHHIVQGPWTLAVLQIEQGPGHVDWNQKTVQALNDAHQITLVLMALNCILDPIVYFFATKKFRRFIVAQIKKLGTGEGCSHTAVSQLSMDSRNQSQKLQCEQPKEN, encoded by the coding sequence ATGAACTCTACAGCCGAAAATAGCTCAGCCTTCCCGGACTCTCAATTTCGCTATGTCCTCTTCCCAGTTGTCTATGGTATCATCTTCATCCTGGGCACCGTTGCTAATATCTATGTGCTGTTTGTCCTGCGCTCCCTCCGTGAAGCAAAGGCCATGGGCGAAATCCGCATCTACATGACCAACTTGACCATCGCTGACCTCCTTTTTGTGTGCGCCCTCCCCTTCTGGATTGACTATTATCAACGTAATGGTAACTGGACCAACACAGACTTCATGTGCAGGGTTACTGGCGCGCTGTTCTTCATCAACACCTACTGCTCCGTCCTCTTCCTCGGAGCTATCAGCGTCAACCGGTACTGGGCGGTGACTCGGCCTCTGGACGCAGCTTCCTCAGATCACAGGCGGCGTGGGATCATTGTATGTGTTGTCATCTGGATGGTGAATGTGCTGATTTCTCTTCCCATTTTGACATCTCAAGGGACCAACGCTGATGAGAATAATGTCACTCGCTGTTTCGAGGGATACCAAAACAGAACTGATTCAGAAAAGACATATGTCGCTGCCAGTAATTTTGCAATAAttggagtgttttttgttgtcttttttcttgttgttgtgtgtaATTTTCTTATTGCTCGAGCGTTACTGTCTCAACATGCACCTCGTTCCGAATTCAGATCTGCAACAGTTTTATCCAGAAAGTCCAACCTGACCATGTCGTTCTCAGAAAACCGGCCCAGAGGTGTGAAGCGGAGGGCTCTGAGGATGTTATTGGCAGTGGTGGgagtgtttgttctgtgtttcctCCCCCACCATATTGTTCAAGGCCCCTGGACACTGGCAGTACTGCAGATCGAACAGGGCCCGGGCCACGTAGACTGGAACCAGAAGACTGTTCAGGCACTCAATGATGCACATCAGATCACCTTGGTTCTCATGGCGTTGAACTGCATTTTGGATcctattgtttattttttcgCCACAAAGAAGTTTAGAAGGTTCATCGTGGCCCAGATTAAAAAGTTGGGAACGGGAGAGGGGTGCTCACATACAGCTGTGTCCCAGCTGTCGATGGACAGTAGGAATCAGAGCCAGAAACTCCAATGTGAGCAGCCCAAAGAGAATTGA